One Agrococcus jenensis genomic region harbors:
- a CDS encoding o-succinylbenzoate synthase, with protein MDLALERLADRMHVVSLPLVTRFRGVEVREVALFSGEAGWGEWSPFLEYPPEEAARWLRAALEDADLERPAAVRDRIPVNATLPAVGPDAVAGVLARYDGCRTVKVKVAERGQTLDDDVARVAEVRALLPDARIRVDANGGWNIDEAEHAVRALERFDLEYVEQPCATVPELAELRMRVHRLAIPIAADESVRKAEDPLLVARAGAADVLVVKAQPLGGVRSALAIVAEAGLPAVVSSALDSSVGLSMGAALAGAMPSLPYDCGLGTGALLAADVAEPLVPVAGSIPVVRVTPTPELLATHQASPERTAAWRARLAAAHPHL; from the coding sequence GTGGACCTCGCCCTGGAACGGCTCGCCGATCGCATGCACGTCGTCTCGCTGCCGCTCGTCACGCGCTTCCGCGGGGTGGAGGTGCGCGAGGTGGCGCTCTTCTCGGGCGAGGCGGGGTGGGGCGAGTGGAGCCCCTTCCTCGAGTACCCGCCGGAGGAGGCGGCGCGCTGGCTGCGGGCGGCGCTCGAGGACGCGGATCTCGAGCGTCCGGCGGCGGTGCGGGACCGCATCCCGGTCAACGCGACGCTGCCGGCCGTCGGGCCGGACGCGGTCGCGGGCGTGCTCGCGCGCTACGACGGCTGCCGCACGGTGAAGGTGAAGGTCGCCGAGCGGGGGCAGACGCTCGACGACGACGTCGCCCGGGTCGCGGAGGTGCGCGCGCTGCTGCCGGACGCGCGCATCCGCGTCGACGCGAACGGCGGCTGGAACATCGACGAGGCGGAGCACGCGGTGCGGGCGCTCGAGCGCTTCGACCTCGAGTACGTCGAGCAGCCGTGCGCGACCGTGCCGGAGCTCGCCGAGCTGCGGATGCGGGTGCACCGGCTGGCGATCCCGATCGCGGCGGACGAGTCGGTGCGCAAGGCCGAGGACCCGCTGCTCGTGGCGCGCGCCGGCGCCGCCGACGTGCTGGTCGTCAAGGCGCAGCCGCTCGGCGGCGTGCGATCGGCGCTCGCGATCGTCGCCGAGGCGGGGCTGCCCGCGGTCGTGTCGAGCGCGCTCGACTCGAGCGTCGGGCTGTCGATGGGTGCGGCGCTCGCGGGCGCGATGCCGTCGCTCCCCTACGACTGCGGGCTCGGCACCGGCGCGCTGCTCGCCGCCGACGTCGCCGAGCCGCTCGTGCCGGTCGCCGGCTCGATCCCGGTCGTCCGCGTCACCCCCACCCCCGAGCTCCTGGCTACGCACCAGGCCTCCCCCGAGCGCACGGCCGCCTGGCGCGCCCGCCTCGCCGCCGCCCACCCCCACCTCTGA
- a CDS encoding endonuclease domain-containing protein, whose product MELLEWLAANGGVSTVQAARDLVSAEELLDLKGSGAIWTPLRGWVALTGVSNDVTRALRVGGVATCVTALRMHGLWTPHGETRLHVRVNRRSHSARITEAERTPGVVVHRMHEWLDDARPTHGFDPVVATLAVASGCVSAEDLAAAAERGLALGTVQPHEVRTIAAGLPRRRRRGLERLCDRSGSGVESIFALMLRDAHIAYVQQFEPIPGMFVDFLIGTSLIVELDSRTWHGRPVDIETDRRRDAELLALGYRTLRFTYEQMLFQPELVRERVLALVRRDAHRRKLWT is encoded by the coding sequence ATGGAGCTCTTGGAATGGCTCGCAGCCAACGGCGGCGTCAGCACCGTCCAGGCCGCTCGCGACCTGGTCAGCGCTGAGGAGCTGCTCGACCTGAAGGGCAGCGGCGCGATCTGGACGCCCCTGCGCGGGTGGGTGGCGCTGACCGGGGTCAGCAACGATGTGACGCGCGCGCTGCGGGTGGGCGGCGTCGCGACCTGCGTCACGGCGCTCCGGATGCACGGCCTCTGGACGCCGCATGGCGAGACTCGGCTGCACGTCCGTGTGAACCGGCGCTCCCACAGCGCTCGCATCACCGAGGCGGAACGGACGCCTGGCGTGGTCGTGCACCGCATGCACGAGTGGTTGGACGACGCGCGACCTACGCACGGCTTCGATCCGGTGGTGGCGACGCTCGCCGTCGCATCCGGGTGCGTCTCGGCGGAGGATCTCGCTGCCGCGGCCGAGCGCGGGCTCGCTCTCGGGACCGTGCAGCCGCACGAGGTCAGGACGATCGCGGCGGGACTGCCCCGTCGCCGACGGCGCGGGCTGGAGCGGCTCTGCGACCGGTCCGGATCCGGCGTCGAGTCGATCTTCGCGCTCATGCTCCGCGATGCGCACATCGCCTACGTGCAGCAGTTCGAACCCATCCCCGGGATGTTCGTCGACTTCCTCATCGGGACATCGCTCATCGTCGAGCTGGACTCGCGAACGTGGCACGGACGCCCGGTCGACATCGAGACCGATCGGCGCCGCGACGCCGAGCTGCTCGCGCTCGGCTACCGCACGCTCCGCTTCACGTACGAGCAGATGCTCTTCCAGCCGGAGTTGGTGCGGGAGCGCGTGCTCGCGCTCGTCCGGCGCGACGCCCACCGCCGGAAGCTCTGGACCTGA
- the ccsB gene encoding c-type cytochrome biogenesis protein CcsB — MAVYTLAFIAYAVDVARRSAAKVPAERELVGAGAPIEAPAAPAAPAAALPGRGARIGYVLTVLAWVLHVAGDVLRGLSAGRVPWANMYEFALTGVAVIVGVFVVSRVWRDLNFLGVFITGLATVFLGVATVNFYVAPTPLPPALQSYWLVIHVFVATLATGFFALGSGLSILQLLKERRDSGFLRSLPSAVQLEDLAYRVGVVGFIFWTFTLIAGAVWAEHAWGRYWGWDTKEVWTFVIWVIYAGYIHARATRGWRGSRSAWLQLIGFAAIIFNFTVVNLFFKGLHAYSGL; from the coding sequence ATGGCGGTGTACACGCTCGCGTTCATCGCGTACGCGGTCGACGTCGCGCGCCGCTCGGCGGCGAAGGTGCCGGCCGAGCGGGAGCTCGTCGGTGCGGGTGCGCCGATCGAGGCACCGGCGGCTCCGGCCGCGCCGGCGGCTGCGCTGCCCGGTCGCGGTGCCCGGATCGGCTACGTGCTGACGGTGCTCGCCTGGGTGCTGCACGTCGCGGGCGACGTGCTCCGAGGGCTCTCCGCCGGCCGCGTGCCGTGGGCGAACATGTACGAGTTCGCGCTCACCGGCGTCGCCGTCATCGTGGGCGTCTTCGTGGTCTCGCGCGTCTGGCGCGACCTGAACTTCCTCGGCGTGTTCATCACCGGCCTCGCGACGGTCTTCCTCGGCGTCGCGACCGTCAACTTCTACGTCGCGCCCACGCCGCTGCCGCCGGCGCTCCAGTCGTACTGGCTCGTCATCCACGTCTTCGTGGCGACGCTCGCGACCGGCTTCTTCGCGCTCGGGTCGGGACTCAGCATCCTGCAGCTCCTCAAGGAGCGTCGCGACAGCGGCTTCCTGCGCTCGCTCCCGTCGGCGGTGCAGCTCGAGGACCTCGCGTACCGCGTCGGCGTGGTCGGCTTCATCTTCTGGACCTTCACCCTCATCGCCGGCGCCGTCTGGGCCGAGCACGCGTGGGGCCGCTACTGGGGCTGGGACACGAAGGAGGTCTGGACCTTCGTGATCTGGGTCATCTACGCCGGCTACATCCACGCACGTGCGACGCGCGGCTGGCGCGGCTCGCGGTCGGCCTGGCTGCAGCTGATCGGCTTCGCCGCCATCATCTTCAACTTCACGGTCGTGAACCTCTTCTTCAAGGGCCTGCACGCCTACAGCGGCCTCTAG
- the resB gene encoding cytochrome c biogenesis protein ResB yields MSRSSDPLRPGDHIDSPEAPARQPGDPKLGPRGWARFLWRQLTSMRTAIVLLLLLAIAAVPGSLVPQRSSDPNGVIQVRADNPELVWLYDALSLHDVYSSPWFSAIYILLFTSLVGCVIPRLAHHWKAMRALPPRTPARLSRLVGFQTVPGGASDLDRADRVLRRLGYRTTRYGDSVSAERGYLRETGNLLFHISMLALLLVVGLGSGFGYSGQRLLVEGSGFANTLSSYDSFTAGQWFDDDGLEPFAVELDGLDVVYETENPNAVGAPLDFTARVSATEDGAQREAQIKVNEPLRVAGADLYLISNGYAPRISVRDAEGEVVYDQYTPFLAQDDNMTSLGVIKLPDGLEEQLGLRGFFYPTAVPLETGALASAYPDLANPVLSLQAFTGDLGLDAGIPRSVYALDTDTMTQIAGGDSGTESLTLAAGQTIDIPGGLGTITFEDVRRYGVIEVHVDHTQTPVLWIVIVLFVSLLGSLLIPRRRMWVKATPAGLELAGLARGDDPTLERAVDDLAKRVREGWPGEAPDEAADAPRA; encoded by the coding sequence TTGTCACGATCATCTGACCCGCTGCGGCCGGGCGACCACATCGACTCGCCGGAGGCGCCGGCTCGGCAGCCCGGCGACCCCAAGCTCGGGCCGCGCGGCTGGGCGCGCTTCCTCTGGCGGCAGCTGACGTCGATGCGCACCGCGATCGTGCTGCTCCTGCTGCTCGCGATCGCCGCGGTGCCGGGCAGCCTCGTGCCGCAGCGCTCCTCCGACCCGAACGGCGTCATCCAGGTGCGCGCCGACAACCCCGAGCTCGTCTGGCTCTACGACGCCCTGTCGCTGCACGACGTCTACTCGAGCCCGTGGTTCTCGGCGATCTACATCCTGCTGTTCACCTCGCTCGTCGGCTGCGTCATCCCGCGGCTCGCGCACCACTGGAAGGCGATGCGGGCGCTCCCGCCGCGCACGCCCGCGCGGCTGTCGCGGCTCGTCGGGTTCCAGACCGTGCCGGGCGGGGCATCCGACCTCGACCGCGCCGACCGCGTGCTGCGCCGGCTCGGCTACCGCACGACGCGCTACGGCGACTCGGTGTCGGCGGAGCGCGGCTACCTGCGCGAGACCGGCAACCTGCTCTTCCACATCTCGATGCTCGCGCTGCTGCTCGTCGTCGGCCTCGGCTCCGGCTTCGGCTACTCGGGGCAGCGGCTGCTCGTCGAGGGCAGCGGATTCGCGAACACGCTCTCGAGCTACGACTCGTTCACGGCGGGGCAGTGGTTCGACGACGACGGCCTCGAGCCGTTCGCGGTCGAGCTCGACGGGCTCGACGTCGTCTACGAGACCGAGAACCCGAACGCCGTCGGTGCCCCGCTCGACTTCACCGCACGGGTGTCGGCGACGGAGGACGGCGCGCAGCGCGAGGCGCAGATCAAGGTCAACGAGCCGCTGCGGGTCGCCGGCGCCGACCTCTACCTGATCTCGAACGGCTACGCGCCGCGCATCTCGGTGCGCGACGCGGAGGGCGAGGTCGTCTACGACCAGTACACGCCGTTCCTCGCGCAGGACGACAACATGACGAGCCTCGGCGTGATCAAGCTGCCCGACGGGCTCGAGGAGCAGCTCGGCCTGCGCGGCTTCTTCTACCCGACCGCCGTGCCGCTCGAGACGGGCGCGCTCGCATCCGCCTATCCCGACCTCGCCAACCCGGTGCTGTCGCTGCAGGCGTTCACCGGCGACCTGGGGCTCGACGCGGGCATCCCGCGCTCGGTCTACGCGCTCGACACCGACACGATGACGCAGATCGCCGGCGGTGACTCGGGCACCGAGTCGCTGACGCTCGCGGCCGGGCAGACGATCGACATCCCCGGCGGCCTCGGCACGATCACGTTCGAGGACGTGCGGCGCTACGGCGTCATCGAGGTGCACGTCGACCACACGCAGACCCCCGTGCTGTGGATCGTGATCGTGCTGTTCGTCTCGCTGCTCGGCTCGCTGCTCATCCCGCGCCGCCGCATGTGGGTGAAGGCGACCCCTGCGGGCCTCGAGCTCGCGGGCCTCGCGCGCGGCGACGACCCGACGCTCGAGCGGGCGGTCGACGACCTCGCCAAGCGCGTCCGCGAGGGGTGGCCGGGTGAGGCTCCGGACGAGGCGGCCGATGCGCCACGAGCGTAG
- a CDS encoding cytochrome c biogenesis CcdA family protein, which produces MAPAVAGAAAIDAAAFDPAGAVLSGQLLVSLPIALLAGLVSFASPCILPLVPGYLGLVGSLVGERGGRGRLVAGVALFIAGFTLVFVLGTAIVGGVSSFLLQYSDLIVRILGVVLILLGLVFVGQFSFLQRIWKPQQVKAGGMWAAPLVGVVFALGWTPCSGPTLAAISALTVTTGSAWQGAILGLAYALGLGVPFLLIALGLGWAGGAVAWLRRHIRLVNVLGGAMLIAVGVLMVTGAWNAIMQSLQGWIASVVTII; this is translated from the coding sequence ATGGCCCCCGCCGTCGCCGGTGCTGCCGCGATCGACGCGGCGGCGTTCGACCCTGCCGGCGCGGTGCTGAGCGGCCAGCTGCTCGTCTCGCTGCCGATCGCGCTGCTCGCCGGGCTCGTCTCGTTCGCGAGCCCGTGCATCCTGCCGCTCGTGCCCGGCTACCTCGGGCTCGTCGGGTCGCTCGTGGGGGAGCGCGGCGGCCGCGGCCGGCTCGTCGCCGGCGTCGCGCTCTTCATCGCCGGCTTCACGCTCGTCTTCGTGCTCGGCACCGCGATCGTCGGCGGCGTGAGCTCGTTCCTGCTGCAGTACAGCGACCTCATCGTGCGCATCCTCGGCGTCGTGCTGATCCTGCTCGGGCTCGTCTTCGTCGGGCAGTTCTCGTTCCTGCAGCGCATCTGGAAGCCGCAGCAGGTGAAGGCGGGCGGCATGTGGGCGGCACCGCTCGTCGGCGTCGTCTTCGCCCTCGGCTGGACGCCCTGCTCCGGGCCGACGCTCGCCGCCATCAGCGCGCTCACCGTCACCACCGGATCCGCGTGGCAGGGCGCGATCCTCGGCCTCGCCTACGCCCTCGGCCTGGGCGTGCCCTTCCTGCTCATCGCGCTCGGCCTCGGCTGGGCCGGCGGCGCCGTCGCGTGGCTGCGCCGGCACATCCGCCTCGTGAACGTGCTCGGCGGGGCGATGCTCATCGCCGTCGGCGTGCTCATGGTCACGGGCGCGTGGAACGCCATCATGCAATCGCTCCAAGGATGGATCGCCTCCGTTGTCACGATCATCTGA
- a CDS encoding TlpA family protein disulfide reductase — MRVTAIALAALALAGCASADGVAGQVGDAGYIAGDGIVTEIAPDQRAAPAAFAGPLVDGGDLDSAELDGVTLINFWYAACPPCRIEAPVLAELHAELGDRVSFLGVNTRDGAAQAAAFEEQFGVEYPSILDDETASAQLAFTGIVAPNAVPSTIILDAEGRVAARVSGAVTDTSILSTLLREELER, encoded by the coding sequence ATGCGCGTGACCGCCATCGCGCTCGCCGCGCTCGCGCTCGCGGGCTGCGCGTCGGCCGACGGCGTGGCCGGGCAGGTCGGCGATGCCGGCTACATCGCCGGCGACGGCATCGTCACCGAGATCGCGCCCGACCAGCGCGCGGCGCCCGCCGCCTTCGCCGGCCCGCTCGTCGACGGCGGCGACCTCGACTCCGCCGAGCTCGACGGCGTCACGCTCATCAACTTCTGGTACGCCGCGTGCCCGCCGTGCCGCATCGAGGCGCCGGTGCTCGCCGAGCTGCATGCCGAGCTCGGCGACCGGGTGAGCTTCCTCGGCGTCAACACCCGCGACGGCGCCGCGCAGGCGGCCGCCTTCGAGGAGCAGTTCGGGGTCGAGTACCCGTCGATCCTCGACGACGAGACGGCATCGGCGCAGCTCGCCTTCACCGGCATCGTCGCGCCGAACGCCGTGCCGTCGACGATCATCCTCGACGCGGAGGGCCGCGTCGCCGCCCGCGTGTCCGGCGCGGTGACCGACACCAGCATCCTCTCGACGCTGCTGCGGGAGGAGCTCGAGCGGTGA